In the Devosia sp. SL43 genome, one interval contains:
- the ubiA gene encoding 4-hydroxybenzoate octaprenyltransferase: MSDPNQPGTVADAQSGNWVDRYAPDWLKPYARLARWDRPIGFWLLFWPCVWGLALAAVANPLLGFDWWGAVLMFVGAVLMRGAGCTFNDIVDRDIDSSVARTRSRPIPSGAVTSRDALAFLIAQALLGSVILFQFNRFTVWAGVASLVLVAIYPFMKRVTWWPQAFLGLAFSYGALVGWSSQTGSFAMPALLLYMGTVLWVIGYDTIYALQDIEDDALIGVKSTARLFGSKARPIVAGFYAGAYLLWLAAATIAGAGIVFAVLSLVAAGLLAWQVQTVDAEKPDNPRARFYSNHYVGIVLSLALLADWVW, from the coding sequence ATGAGCGACCCGAACCAACCCGGCACCGTCGCCGATGCCCAATCCGGCAATTGGGTGGATCGCTATGCCCCTGATTGGCTCAAGCCCTATGCCAGGCTGGCGCGCTGGGATCGGCCCATCGGCTTCTGGCTGCTGTTCTGGCCCTGCGTCTGGGGTCTGGCTCTGGCCGCCGTCGCCAATCCGCTGCTCGGCTTCGACTGGTGGGGCGCCGTTCTGATGTTTGTGGGTGCCGTCTTGATGCGCGGCGCCGGCTGCACCTTCAACGATATCGTCGATCGGGACATCGATTCTTCCGTGGCCCGCACCCGTTCCCGCCCGATTCCCTCCGGCGCCGTAACATCGCGCGACGCCCTGGCTTTCCTCATCGCGCAGGCGCTGCTGGGCTCGGTGATCCTCTTCCAGTTCAACCGCTTCACCGTCTGGGCCGGCGTTGCCTCGCTGGTGCTCGTGGCGATCTACCCGTTCATGAAGCGCGTGACCTGGTGGCCGCAGGCCTTTCTGGGGCTCGCCTTCTCCTACGGCGCGCTGGTCGGCTGGAGTTCACAGACCGGCAGCTTCGCCATGCCGGCCTTGCTCCTCTATATGGGCACCGTGCTCTGGGTGATCGGCTACGACACGATCTATGCCCTGCAGGATATCGAGGATGATGCGCTGATCGGCGTCAAATCCACCGCACGCCTGTTCGGCAGCAAGGCCCGCCCGATCGTCGCTGGCTTCTATGCGGGTGCTTATCTGCTGTGGCTGGCTGCGGCGACTATTGCGGGCGCTGGCATTGTCTTCGCCGTGCTGTCGCTGGTGGCGGCAGGCCTCCTGGCCTGGCAGGTGCAGACGGTCGATGCCGAAAAACCGGACAATCCGCGCGCGCGCTTCTACAGCAACCACTATGTCGGCATCGTGCTGTCGCTGGCGCTGCTGGCCGACTGGGTCTGGTAG
- a CDS encoding DUF6101 family protein: MLHGVMMEGSSVILAFGKPALAERRFVAANDNGPKDPVKTVTVRRQLEQSGVAIKVKVPVTEFIGVAVATAISEEGMLTSSIELVHSDSELNYRVFEEEGNHSVVAEWQNWGKKLRLPLFIKAGDGQYMPYSQQVDGVMVGNSASRRKLVAEASRRPRFLNRRQPGHPDA; encoded by the coding sequence ATGCTTCACGGCGTCATGATGGAAGGATCGTCGGTCATTCTGGCTTTCGGCAAGCCCGCTTTGGCGGAACGCCGGTTCGTCGCTGCGAATGACAACGGCCCCAAAGATCCGGTCAAGACCGTTACGGTCCGCCGCCAGCTCGAACAGAGCGGCGTGGCGATCAAGGTCAAGGTGCCGGTCACCGAGTTCATCGGCGTTGCCGTTGCCACCGCGATCTCCGAAGAAGGCATGCTGACCAGCTCGATCGAACTGGTGCATTCCGACAGCGAACTCAACTATCGCGTGTTTGAGGAAGAGGGCAATCACAGCGTCGTCGCCGAGTGGCAGAACTGGGGCAAGAAGCTCCGCCTGCCGCTGTTCATCAAGGCCGGCGATGGCCAGTATATGCCCTATAGCCAGCAGGTCGATGGCGTCATGGTCGGCAACTCCGCTTCGCGCCGCAAGTTGGTCGCCGAAGCCAGCCGCCGCCCACGCTTCCTCAACCGCCGCCAGCCGGGTCATCCCGACGCATAA
- a CDS encoding 3'(2'),5'-bisphosphate nucleotidase CysQ — MPAPATTYSDDLELLRTSAVAAGIIASGFFRRDVKSWTKENSSPVSEADILVDRYLAASLLHARPTYGWLSEETADNPSRLDCERVFVVDPIDGTRGFLRGEDSWTVSLAVVENGVPVAGVVFAPARNEMYQAAKGEGAFFNGKPLLRSRRPGSPPVIPAAGAVHQEMQAAGLNYTRGPYYPSLAYRLVQVATGKLDAVASRRGSQDWDIAAAALILSECGMDLADVCAGYPQFNRRDVRHGALAALADMSLKPLVHAALIKVYGCPGPDQERVAAELSSDERI, encoded by the coding sequence ATGCCAGCGCCCGCCACCACTTACAGCGACGATCTCGAACTGCTCCGCACCTCGGCGGTGGCGGCGGGCATCATCGCCAGCGGATTTTTCCGCCGCGACGTCAAGAGCTGGACCAAGGAGAATTCCTCGCCGGTCAGCGAAGCCGACATCCTGGTCGATCGCTATCTCGCTGCGTCCCTGCTGCATGCCCGCCCCACCTATGGCTGGCTGAGCGAGGAGACCGCCGACAATCCTTCACGCCTCGATTGCGAACGTGTCTTCGTGGTCGACCCCATCGACGGCACGCGCGGCTTCCTGCGCGGCGAGGATAGCTGGACTGTATCGCTGGCTGTGGTCGAGAACGGCGTGCCGGTGGCCGGCGTGGTCTTCGCCCCGGCGCGCAACGAGATGTATCAGGCGGCCAAAGGTGAAGGCGCCTTCTTCAACGGCAAGCCCCTGCTGCGCAGCCGACGCCCGGGCAGCCCGCCGGTTATCCCGGCGGCCGGCGCCGTGCACCAGGAAATGCAGGCCGCCGGTCTCAATTATACCCGCGGTCCTTATTACCCCTCGCTGGCCTACCGGCTGGTACAGGTGGCGACGGGCAAGCTCGATGCGGTGGCCAGCCGTCGCGGCAGCCAGGATTGGGATATCGCGGCTGCGGCGCTGATTCTGAGCGAATGCGGCATGGACCTGGCCGATGTCTGTGCCGGCTACCCGCAATTCAACAGACGAGATGTGCGCCACGGGGCGCTTGCCGCGCTTGCCGACATGAGCCTAAAACCGCTGGTCCATGCGGCTCTGATCAAGGTCTATGGATGCCCGGGCCCCGACCAGGAACGCGTGGCCGCCGAACTCTCTTCTGACGAACGGATTTGA
- a CDS encoding DUF4170 domain-containing protein: MAEKEDPTKQLLHLVIGGELSSIEGVTFADLDKVDIVGLYPNYASALVAWKQKAQLTVDSAQTRYFIVHLHRLLEPETHKG, translated from the coding sequence ATGGCTGAAAAAGAAGATCCCACCAAGCAGTTGCTCCACCTGGTGATTGGTGGCGAGCTATCCAGCATCGAAGGGGTGACCTTCGCCGATCTCGACAAGGTCGATATCGTCGGTCTCTACCCCAACTATGCCAGCGCCCTCGTTGCCTGGAAGCAGAAGGCGCAACTGACCGTCGACAGCGCCCAGACGCGCTACTTCATCGTGCACCTGCACCGTTTGCTCGAGCCGGAAACGCACAAGGGTTGA
- a CDS encoding DUF2093 domain-containing protein has translation MNIFDKGFAPAEAVIRYLDGDYVVLKPGSFVRCAISGKPIPLDELFYWNVDRQEAYADAVTAHTAFERFGRGA, from the coding sequence ATGAACATCTTCGATAAGGGCTTTGCGCCCGCCGAAGCGGTGATCCGCTATCTCGATGGCGACTATGTCGTGCTCAAGCCCGGCAGCTTCGTACGCTGCGCCATATCGGGCAAGCCGATCCCGCTCGACGAGCTGTTCTACTGGAATGTCGACCGGCAGGAGGCCTATGCCGACGCGGTGACGGCCCATACGGCCTTCGAGCGGTTCGGCCGCGGAGCCTGA
- the xseA gene encoding exodeoxyribonuclease VII large subunit, whose product MAEALTNAAEFTVSEISHAVKRMVEDEFGHVRVRGEISGFRGQHSSGHAYFTLKDENASMDAVIWKTSYARLTFKPQEGLEVIATGRLTTFPKSSKYQIVIDNIEPAGAGALMALLDERRRKLQAEGLFAKERKRPLPYLPRVIGVVTSPTGAVIRDILHRLNDRFPSHVLVWPVRVQGETCAPEVVNAIEGFNALLPDGPIPRPDLLIVARGGGSIEDLWGFNEEAVVRAVAASGIPVISAVGHETDTTLVDYASDMRAPTPTAAAEAAVPVRAELIGYVDDLGSRQRQATRRIAGSARDRLRAATAGLPRPADLVSTQRQRLDHAASNLLSGLRHSVQDRRLALSRVEPRLTPQMLSRRQVEAGERLRNLSMRAEAGLRKTVDRSRLTYDPRAARLASATLRLVERKRAQLEAVGPKLSPNALRAELRHGQAQLGPLATRLYASMLQGLSLRGAALAQAGKLLDALSYRSVLARGYAVIKDADGQLIHERAGLLPGTPVAIEFADGEVGATIAGAPVIKKKPRAQADGDTQESLF is encoded by the coding sequence ATGGCCGAAGCCCTGACCAATGCCGCCGAGTTTACCGTCAGCGAGATCTCGCATGCGGTGAAACGCATGGTCGAGGACGAGTTCGGGCATGTGAGGGTGCGCGGCGAGATTTCCGGGTTTCGTGGGCAGCATTCGTCGGGACATGCCTATTTTACGCTCAAGGATGAGAATGCGTCGATGGACGCGGTCATCTGGAAGACCAGCTATGCCCGCCTGACGTTTAAGCCGCAGGAAGGGTTGGAGGTCATCGCTACCGGGCGCCTGACCACCTTCCCGAAATCTTCGAAATACCAGATCGTCATCGACAATATCGAGCCGGCCGGCGCCGGGGCGCTGATGGCGCTGCTGGACGAGCGGCGGCGGAAGTTGCAGGCAGAGGGCCTGTTCGCCAAGGAACGCAAGCGGCCCCTGCCCTACCTGCCGCGCGTCATCGGCGTCGTCACCTCGCCCACCGGCGCGGTGATCCGCGATATTCTGCATCGCCTCAATGACCGCTTTCCCAGCCATGTGCTGGTATGGCCAGTGCGCGTGCAGGGCGAGACCTGCGCGCCCGAAGTGGTCAACGCCATCGAGGGCTTCAATGCCCTGCTGCCGGATGGACCGATCCCGCGGCCGGATCTGCTGATCGTCGCCCGTGGCGGCGGCTCGATCGAGGACCTCTGGGGCTTCAACGAAGAGGCGGTGGTCCGCGCAGTCGCGGCCAGTGGTATTCCTGTCATTTCGGCAGTCGGCCACGAGACAGATACGACGCTGGTCGACTACGCGTCCGACATGCGGGCGCCGACACCCACGGCGGCTGCCGAAGCCGCTGTGCCGGTGCGGGCTGAACTCATCGGCTATGTCGACGATCTCGGCTCGCGCCAGCGGCAGGCGACGCGGCGGATTGCCGGCAGTGCGCGCGACCGGTTGCGCGCTGCAACGGCAGGCTTGCCACGTCCGGCAGATCTGGTGTCGACGCAGCGCCAACGCCTCGATCATGCCGCGTCCAACTTGCTCAGCGGCCTTCGGCATTCGGTGCAGGACCGGCGTCTGGCCCTGTCGCGGGTCGAGCCGCGACTGACGCCACAGATGTTGAGCCGCCGCCAGGTCGAAGCCGGCGAGCGGCTGCGCAACCTGTCGATGCGAGCGGAGGCCGGCTTGCGCAAGACCGTGGATCGCTCGCGCCTGACCTATGACCCACGCGCCGCGCGGCTGGCCAGCGCGACGCTGCGGCTGGTGGAGCGCAAGCGCGCGCAGCTCGAGGCGGTGGGGCCGAAATTGTCGCCGAACGCCTTGCGGGCGGAGTTGCGGCATGGCCAGGCTCAGCTCGGCCCTCTCGCCACCCGGCTTTATGCCAGCATGCTGCAGGGCCTGAGCCTGCGCGGGGCGGCTTTGGCCCAGGCCGGCAAGTTGCTCGACGCCCTGAGCTATCGCAGCGTGCTGGCGCGCGGCTATGCCGTCATCAAGGATGCGGATGGCCAGTTGATCCACGAGCGGGCGGGTCTGCTGCCGGGCACGCCCGTTGCCATCGAATTTGCCGATGGCGAAGTCGGCGCTACCATTGCCGGTGCGCCGGTCATCAAGAAGAAACCACGCGCCCAGGCGGACGGGGACACGCAGGAAAGCCTCTTTTGA
- a CDS encoding LysR family transcriptional regulator: MTAPLDLDQLQSFCAIADCGSFTEAARRVNKTQSAVSMQIKRLEERLGQSLLARDGRGVTLTPHGEALYSRARRMLRTNAEILDHFSDGDLSGSIRFGVPDDYAVRLLPVILSSFQRTHPKIAVDVACMSSEHLLEGMRSGRYDLIVFTQGTDQNYGELFRTEKMFWVASHGGRALATQPLAVACGTPNCGWRRDAQEALERSGLDYRIAYTSSNATAISSAVLSDLAVGFLPESALQPGMRVINDEHGLPRLGDAQIALMRGSHAYGGIYDALANHIVQSMGNLEVPVQLSDAAE, translated from the coding sequence GTGACCGCTCCGCTTGATCTCGACCAGTTACAGAGCTTCTGCGCCATTGCCGATTGCGGCAGCTTCACCGAGGCGGCGCGGCGGGTGAACAAGACCCAATCCGCCGTCTCGATGCAGATCAAGCGCCTCGAAGAGCGGCTCGGCCAGTCGCTGCTGGCGCGCGATGGACGCGGCGTGACGCTCACGCCGCATGGTGAGGCCCTCTATTCTCGCGCCCGCCGGATGCTGCGCACCAACGCCGAAATTCTCGACCATTTCTCGGATGGCGACCTCAGCGGTTCGATCCGCTTCGGCGTGCCGGACGATTATGCGGTGCGGCTGCTGCCGGTGATCCTCTCAAGCTTTCAGCGCACCCATCCCAAGATCGCGGTGGACGTCGCCTGCATGTCATCGGAGCACCTGCTGGAAGGTATGCGCTCGGGCCGTTACGACCTGATCGTCTTTACCCAGGGCACGGACCAGAATTACGGCGAACTGTTTCGCACCGAGAAGATGTTCTGGGTAGCCAGCCATGGCGGCCGGGCGCTCGCCACGCAGCCACTGGCAGTCGCCTGCGGCACGCCGAACTGCGGCTGGCGCCGGGATGCACAGGAGGCCCTCGAACGCAGCGGCCTCGACTATCGCATCGCCTATACCTCATCCAACGCCACGGCCATTTCGAGCGCCGTGCTTTCGGACCTCGCCGTGGGCTTCCTGCCGGAAAGCGCGCTGCAACCCGGCATGCGCGTGATCAATGACGAGCACGGCCTGCCCCGCCTGGGCGATGCGCAGATCGCCCTGATGCGCGGTAGCCACGCCTATGGCGGCATCTATGACGCCCTGGCCAACCACATCGTGCAGTCGATGGGGAATCTGGAAGTGCCGGTGCAACTGTCGGATGCAGCGGAGTAG
- a CDS encoding PilZ domain-containing protein, with protein MSDDHRAAPRQRTLKGGLIVINDGFSTFKCTVRNLSETGARLKVAGIIGIPDTFQLAMDDGRKFACSIVWKTESEIGIKFD; from the coding sequence ATGAGCGATGATCATCGCGCAGCGCCGCGACAACGCACCCTCAAAGGTGGCCTCATCGTCATCAACGACGGATTCTCGACCTTCAAATGCACCGTGCGCAACCTGTCCGAGACTGGTGCGCGGTTGAAGGTGGCCGGCATCATTGGCATCCCCGACACATTCCAACTGGCAATGGATGACGGGCGTAAATTCGCCTGCTCGATCGTCTGGAAGACCGAAAGCGAAATCGGCATCAAGTTCGACTAG
- a CDS encoding invasion associated locus B family protein, producing the protein MLAVVGAGSAVLGQGVVRAQYGDWQMSCDTPPGASFEQCAIIQNVMAEDQPNVGLSVIVLRTADREARLLRVLAPLGVLLPNGLGLNVDGKDMGRVAFVRCLPNGCVAEVVLDDSLIDTLSNGTDAIFVVFKTPEEGIGIPVSLDGFKDGFAQLP; encoded by the coding sequence ATGCTGGCCGTCGTGGGTGCGGGAAGCGCCGTACTTGGGCAGGGCGTGGTGCGCGCGCAGTATGGCGACTGGCAGATGAGCTGCGATACGCCGCCCGGCGCCAGCTTCGAGCAATGCGCGATCATCCAGAATGTGATGGCCGAGGATCAGCCCAATGTGGGCCTGTCCGTCATCGTGCTGCGTACGGCCGACCGCGAAGCCCGCTTGCTGCGCGTGCTGGCACCGCTCGGCGTGCTGCTGCCCAATGGCCTGGGCCTCAATGTTGACGGCAAGGATATGGGCCGCGTCGCCTTCGTGCGCTGCCTGCCCAATGGCTGCGTGGCTGAAGTCGTGCTCGACGACAGCCTGATCGATACGCTGTCGAACGGCACGGATGCGATTTTCGTGGTCTTCAAGACTCCGGAAGAAGGTATCGGCATTCCGGTGTCGCTTGATGGTTTCAAGGACGGGTTTGCCCAGCTTCCGTAA
- the coxB gene encoding cytochrome c oxidase subunit II — protein sequence MGALSAAAMALAPALATAQEEAGIAAGHPLPGQYHLQRSVTPIMDSITTFHDGILMWTISLIVVFVLALLLWIIFRFNAKRNPVPAAFTHNTLVEIVWTVLPIVVLIIIAIPSFGVLSDQLTTPDGERKYLGSNIFSFGEVEVPAPELTVKATGVQWSWSYEYVDQQQFFDSVMMTEEERTAQKPGQPRLLAVDNELVVPVDTTVRVQVTADPTGVIHAFAVPSFGIKIDAVPGRLNETWFNARETGIYYGQCSELCGKDHAFMPIAVRVVTKEEFAAFIGAFTESGDYATANATLAAVQ from the coding sequence ATGGGGGCTCTTTCGGCAGCCGCAATGGCGCTGGCCCCGGCTCTGGCCACGGCGCAGGAAGAAGCCGGCATTGCCGCTGGTCATCCCCTCCCCGGGCAGTATCATCTGCAACGCTCCGTGACCCCGATCATGGACTCCATCACCACCTTCCACGACGGCATCCTGATGTGGACCATCAGCCTGATCGTCGTATTCGTGCTGGCGCTGCTGCTGTGGATTATCTTCCGCTTCAACGCCAAGCGGAACCCGGTCCCAGCCGCCTTCACCCACAACACGCTGGTCGAAATCGTCTGGACGGTGCTGCCCATCGTGGTGCTGATCATCATCGCCATCCCGTCCTTCGGCGTGCTGAGCGATCAACTGACGACGCCGGACGGCGAGCGCAAATACCTTGGTTCCAACATCTTCTCGTTCGGCGAAGTCGAAGTTCCGGCCCCCGAGCTGACGGTCAAGGCTACCGGCGTGCAGTGGTCGTGGAGCTACGAGTACGTCGATCAGCAGCAGTTCTTCGACTCGGTCATGATGACCGAAGAAGAGCGCACCGCTCAGAAGCCGGGCCAGCCGCGCCTGCTGGCTGTGGACAATGAATTGGTCGTGCCGGTGGATACCACGGTCCGCGTTCAGGTCACCGCCGATCCAACCGGTGTGATCCACGCCTTCGCGGTGCCGTCCTTCGGCATCAAGATCGACGCCGTGCCGGGCCGCCTCAACGAGACCTGGTTCAATGCGCGCGAAACCGGCATCTACTACGGCCAGTGCTCCGAGCTTTGCGGCAAGGACCATGCGTTCATGCCGATCGCGGTTCGCGTCGTCACCAAGGAAGAATTTGCAGCCTTCATCGGGGCGTTCACGGAGAGTGGCGACTATGCCACCGCCAACGCCACGCTTGCGGCAGTGCAGTAA
- the ctaD gene encoding cytochrome c oxidase subunit I translates to MADTTAHLEAHATGHDASSHAEPYGWRRWVYSTNHKDIGVMYLVFAIFTGIIGGLLSGVMRMELQEPGIQIFHGLAAMVYGVDGDAALDAGKHMYNVFTTAHALIMVFFVVMPATMGGFANYFAPLMIGAPDTAFPRINNIAFWLLPPAFILLLMSLFFEGTGPGALGFGGGWTIYPPLSTTGHPGPAMDFAILSLHVAGVSSILGAINLITTIFNMRAPGMTLHKMPLFAWSVLVTAFLLLLALPVLAGAITMLLTDRNFGTAFFKPAEGGDPVLFQHLFWFFGHPEVYIMILPGFGIVSHIVSTFSRKPIFGYMAMAYAMVAIGFVGFVVWAHHMYTTGLSLDVQRYFVAATMVIAVPTGVKIFSWIATMWGGSITFKSPMLWAIGFIFLFTVGGVTGVVLANAGADRALHDTYYVVAHFHYVLSLGAVFSIFAGWYYWYPKMFGYMYNETLAALHFWTMFVGVNLIFFPQHFLGLAGMPRRYIDYPDAFGFFNRISSIGYYITFVAMLIFFYATWEAARKKRPAGDNPWGDGATTLEWTLSSPPPFHQFTTLPKIDSTNAH, encoded by the coding sequence ATGGCTGACACCACCGCCCACCTCGAAGCCCACGCGACCGGCCACGACGCTTCGTCGCATGCCGAGCCCTACGGCTGGCGCCGCTGGGTCTATTCGACCAACCACAAAGACATCGGTGTGATGTACCTGGTGTTTGCCATTTTCACCGGCATCATCGGCGGTCTGCTTTCGGGCGTCATGCGCATGGAGCTGCAGGAACCGGGCATCCAGATTTTCCACGGCCTTGCCGCGATGGTCTATGGCGTCGATGGCGACGCCGCGCTCGATGCTGGCAAGCACATGTACAACGTCTTCACCACCGCGCATGCGCTGATCATGGTGTTCTTCGTGGTCATGCCTGCCACCATGGGTGGCTTTGCCAACTATTTCGCGCCGCTGATGATCGGCGCACCAGATACCGCCTTCCCGCGTATCAACAACATCGCCTTCTGGCTGCTGCCGCCCGCTTTCATCCTGCTGCTGATGAGCCTGTTCTTCGAGGGCACCGGCCCCGGCGCACTTGGCTTTGGCGGCGGCTGGACCATCTACCCGCCGCTGTCGACCACTGGTCACCCCGGCCCGGCCATGGATTTCGCCATCCTGTCACTGCACGTGGCGGGCGTGAGCTCGATCCTGGGCGCTATCAACCTGATCACGACCATCTTCAACATGCGCGCTCCGGGCATGACGCTGCACAAAATGCCGCTCTTCGCCTGGTCCGTGCTGGTCACGGCCTTCCTGCTGCTGTTGGCTCTGCCAGTGCTGGCCGGTGCCATCACCATGCTGCTGACCGACCGTAACTTCGGCACGGCCTTCTTCAAGCCCGCCGAGGGCGGTGACCCGGTGCTGTTCCAGCATCTGTTCTGGTTCTTCGGTCACCCCGAAGTGTACATCATGATCCTGCCGGGCTTCGGCATTGTCAGCCACATCGTCTCGACCTTCAGCCGCAAGCCGATCTTCGGCTACATGGCGATGGCCTATGCCATGGTCGCCATCGGCTTTGTCGGCTTCGTCGTGTGGGCGCACCACATGTACACCACCGGCCTCAGCCTCGACGTACAGCGCTACTTCGTGGCCGCCACCATGGTCATCGCGGTGCCGACGGGCGTCAAGATTTTCAGCTGGATCGCCACCATGTGGGGCGGCTCGATCACCTTCAAGTCGCCCATGCTCTGGGCTATCGGCTTCATCTTCCTGTTCACCGTTGGCGGTGTGACGGGCGTGGTGCTGGCCAATGCCGGTGCCGACCGCGCCCTGCACGACACCTACTACGTGGTCGCGCACTTCCACTACGTGCTGTCGCTGGGTGCCGTGTTCTCGATCTTTGCCGGCTGGTACTACTGGTACCCCAAGATGTTCGGCTACATGTACAACGAGACCCTGGCCGCGCTGCATTTCTGGACCATGTTCGTCGGCGTGAACCTGATCTTCTTCCCGCAGCACTTCCTCGGCCTGGCCGGTATGCCGCGCCGCTACATCGACTATCCGGACGCCTTCGGCTTCTTCAACCGCATCTCGTCGATCGGCTACTACATCACCTTCGTCGCCATGCTGATCTTCTTCTATGCGACCTGGGAAGCTGCCCGTAAGAAGCGCCCGGCCGGTGATAATCCGTGGGGCGATGGCGCGACGACGCTGGAATGGACCCTGTCCAGCCCGCCGCCGTTCCACCAGTTCACCACACTGCCCAAGATCGACAGCACCAACGCGCACTAA
- a CDS encoding heme o synthase: MTGEAGVGDYLALLKPTVMQLVVFTGLVGLLVAPGSINPFVAIIAVACIAIGAGGSAALNMWYDSDIDAIMSRTQNRPIPSGRMSREEALVFGSVLSIFSVALLGLATNWVAAGWLAFTIFFYVVIYTMWLKRSTPQNIVIGGAAGAFPPIVGWAAVTGSVSMESVVLFLIIFLWTPPHFWALALYKQSDYGAAGIPMMPNVVGDKSTKLQIFVYSILLAASALLPTWLGFAGWIYTTVALITGASFLILAWRLLRTREDVAMRKSARVLFNYSLSYLFIVFFAFLTDNLLTRFGAFGA; the protein is encoded by the coding sequence ATGACCGGCGAAGCAGGCGTGGGGGATTACCTCGCGCTGCTGAAGCCGACTGTCATGCAGCTGGTGGTGTTCACCGGTCTGGTCGGTCTGCTGGTTGCCCCGGGTAGCATCAATCCCTTCGTGGCCATCATTGCCGTTGCCTGCATCGCCATCGGGGCAGGTGGGTCCGCTGCGCTCAACATGTGGTACGATAGCGATATCGACGCCATCATGAGCCGCACCCAGAACCGGCCCATCCCCTCCGGCCGCATGAGCCGCGAAGAAGCCCTGGTCTTTGGCTCGGTCCTGTCGATCTTCTCGGTGGCGCTTCTGGGCCTCGCAACTAATTGGGTTGCAGCTGGCTGGCTGGCTTTCACCATCTTCTTCTACGTCGTCATCTACACGATGTGGCTCAAGCGCTCGACGCCGCAGAACATCGTCATCGGTGGCGCTGCCGGTGCGTTCCCGCCCATCGTCGGCTGGGCTGCCGTCACCGGTTCGGTGTCGATGGAGAGCGTCGTGCTCTTCCTCATCATCTTCCTGTGGACGCCACCGCATTTCTGGGCGCTGGCGCTCTACAAGCAGTCCGACTATGGCGCTGCCGGCATCCCGATGATGCCCAACGTCGTTGGCGACAAGTCCACCAAGCTGCAGATTTTCGTCTATTCGATCCTGCTTGCTGCCTCGGCGCTGCTGCCGACCTGGCTCGGCTTTGCCGGCTGGATTTACACCACCGTGGCGCTGATCACCGGCGCGTCCTTCCTGATCCTGGCCTGGCGCCTGCTGCGCACGCGCGAAGACGTGGCGATGCGCAAATCGGCGCGGGTGCTGTTCAACTATTCATTGAGCTATCTGTTCATCGTGTTCTTCGCCTTCCTCACCGACAATCTGCTGACCCGGTTTGGAGCCTTTGGCGCATGA
- a CDS encoding cytochrome c oxidase assembly protein, which translates to MADLTHSHIDPEMAKRNKRVAFAGLFLAAGMVGLAYASVPLYQLFCQITGFGGTTQVSGDAPKGAIAREMTVRFDSNVANDLAWTVTPAAPIADRIGTVDTVNFVATNNSDRAITGMAVFNVSPERAGVYFNKIECFCFTEQTLQPGETVDMPIVFFVDPDLDENSELDTIKEITLSYTFYASDNEGS; encoded by the coding sequence ATGGCCGATCTCACCCATAGCCACATCGACCCCGAAATGGCCAAGCGCAACAAGCGCGTGGCCTTTGCCGGGCTGTTCCTGGCGGCCGGCATGGTGGGTCTGGCCTATGCGTCCGTCCCGCTCTACCAGCTGTTCTGTCAGATCACCGGCTTCGGCGGTACGACGCAGGTGTCCGGCGATGCGCCCAAGGGCGCCATTGCCCGTGAAATGACCGTGCGCTTCGACTCCAACGTCGCCAACGACCTGGCCTGGACCGTCACGCCCGCAGCCCCGATTGCCGACCGCATCGGCACGGTCGATACCGTCAATTTCGTCGCAACCAACAATTCGGACCGCGCGATCACCGGCATGGCCGTGTTCAACGTCTCGCCCGAGCGGGCCGGCGTCTATTTCAACAAGATCGAATGCTTCTGCTTCACCGAGCAGACGTTGCAGCCCGGCGAGACCGTCGATATGCCGATCGTGTTTTTCGTCGATCCAGACCTGGATGAAAATTCCGAACTCGACACCATCAAAGAGATCACGCTCTCTTATACCTTCTACGCTTCAGACAACGAGGGAAGCTGA